TTCCTTGCCGTCTTTTGATATGTCCCAGCCTGTTGCCAGCCCGGGAATGGTATTGGTTGTGCCGATATCCACATTGACAAGCTTGTCGGAAATGTTCCAGGCAGAGGCATCAAAGGTCGGGCCTGAAAAATTGCGCGCAGCATCAAACCCGTCCGGTGACGCCTCGGAGCAATAAACAAGTGTCTTGGCCGCCATGGCGGCTGTACTGATAAGGGGAATACACAAACAGGCCAGGCCCAGGGATCTCACTTTTTTAAGCATGGTCTCAACGCCGCCAAGCGCCCTCCTCACCAGACTTGATCGTATTTTGATACTGTATATATCATTATTCCTGTACTGTATATATTTGTGCTGTATATATTAAAGAATCCTAATGGTGTATTCTGGCAAGGAAATCCCGGGCGCGTGATGTTTGCGGATGCGTGAAAAAGGGTTCGGGTGCAGCTTCTTCCAAAATCCGGCCCTGATCCATAAAGATAATCCGGTCGGCTATTTTGCGGGCGAAGGCCATTTCATGGGTGACAATCACCATGGTGAGTCCCTGTTGCGAAAGTTCACTCATCACTTCAAGCACTTCCCCCACCATTTCAGGATCAAGCGCTGAAGTGGGTTCATCAAACAGCATCACTTCAGGTTTCATACACAAAGCGCGGGCAATAGCGACACGCTGTTGCTGCCCGCCCGAAAGCTGGCGCGGATAGTGGTGCGCCTTGTCGGCAAGGTGCATGCGCCCGAGCATGGCAATGGCCTGCTCTTCTGCCTGTTGTTGCGGGATTTTGCGCACCCTGCGCATGGCAAGGGTCAGATTATGCAGAACCGTCATATGCGGGAACAGGTTGAAATGCTGAAACACCATGCCGATCTTGCCGCCAAGGGCTAAAATATTGGAACTGTCAGCGGCAAGATGACAGCCGGCGATTTCCACCGCGCCGCCCTGGCGCTGTTCAAGGCCATTAAGACAGCGCAGCAGGGTTGATTTGCCTGAACCGGAAGGCCCGCAGATGACAATGCGCTCGCCCGGGCGCACATGGAGATCAATGCCATGGAGAATCTGCATGGAACCGTAAAATTTAACCAGATTGTTCACTGTAATCATCATTGCTGCATTCCTACCGTTTTAAAGGATTCCATGAGCCTGCACTGGCCGGAATAAACAGCCGCTTTTCCAGAACCCGAAACGCAATGCTGATAACCAGCCCGATAAGCAAATAAAGGATGCCGGCTGCGATAAACGGTTCAAACGGTGTATAGGCGCGGGAGAAAAAGAGCTTCGCCATGCCGATCATTTCCATCAGGGTGATGGCGCTTGCCAGGGCGCTGGCCTTTAAAACCAGAATCATTTCACTGCCGATCATCGGAAAAATGGCCCTGTACATTTGCGGCAACAGAACATCGCGGAATTTATAACGGTTTGGCAGGCCGAGCGAGAGACAGGCTTCCTGCTGCCCCGGTGGAATTTTACGCAGGGCACCGGCGATGATTTCTGCCATATAAGCGGCGGAATTCAAACCGATGGCAAGCAGCGCGCAATAGAACGGCTCTTTCAGAACCGGCCAGAATATACTGTCGCGGACGGCCGGAAACTGTGAAAAGCCATAATAAATGATATAGATCTGCACCAGCAGCGGGCTGCCGCGGATAATAAAGGTGTAAAATGCCGCCGGAACCCGCAGCCACCAGCGGCGTGAATAAAGCGCAAGCCCCAGCGGCAAGGCCAGGACCTGCCCGATAACAAAACTGCATACGGTGAGAATAACCGTCAGTTTCAGGCCTGAAAGCACAAAGGGGAAAGATTTTAACAGGACTTCATAAGACAACATCCGCCACCTTCACTTTCTGCGCTCGAGGTGGATGCTGGCAGCTTTCAACAGCAGCATGGAAAGACCGGTAACGGCGATGTAAAGCGCAGCAGCTATAAGGTAAAATGTCATGGGCTTGTCCCGTGGCGGGATGCTGGTGACAATAACGGTTTTGCGCATTAATTCTTCCGTGCCGACAAGAGAAACAAGGGCGCTGTCTTTCAGCGTAATCAGCCATTGGTTGCCAAGGCCGGGCAGGGCATGAGAAAACATTTGCGGCATAAGAATGCGGAAAAAGGTTGTGCCTTTACCCAGGCCAAGGCTTTTTGCCGCCTCGTTCTGGCCGGCAGGGATATTTTGCAGGGCACTGCGCAGGATTTCAATACAATAGGCGCCGGAAACCACTGCCAGGGCAAAAATACCGGCGGCAAGGGCGTTGACTTCAACATAAGTGGCGAAAATATTGGTTAATATGACTGTGCCGCCATAATAGACCAGAAAAATAATCAGAAGTTCCGGCAGGCCGCGGATGACAGAAACATAAGCCGTAAGAAAGAAGCGGATAAAACGCGGGGCAAACTCCCATAGATAGATCGCCAGCAGGGCCATGGCGATACCACACAGAAAGCCGCCGACAGCAACTTTCAGGGTCAGAACAAGGCCGCTCAGTAAAAACGGTATATAAGGCCAGATAGCAGACATGAACGTTTGATGTAACAGGTTGGACGAAAAGCCGCAGTTTGTATTTATGAGGAGGCTTTCAGGTTACAGAGCCATATTTTAATGCTTCCTGTAGGAAACATCATAGCCGAAATACTTGTTTGACAGATTGGTGATCGTGTTGTCATCCAGCATTTCCGTAATGGCGGCATCAACCCGCCGGCGCAGCGCATCACGGCCTTTTTTCATGGCGATACCGGCTCCCTGCCCGAATTCGGCATAATCGGCACTGCTCAGCATCGGGCCGAATGTGGCAATCACCTTGTCATTGCGGGCATCAAGCAGGCCTTTCCAGACTGACACTTCCATCAGGCCCGCATCAAGACGGCCAGCGGCAATATCATCGGCAATGTGTTCGTTACGCTCATAAATGCGGATGTCGGCATTTTTAAAATGCTTTTCAGCAACGGCTGCGTGGGTTGTGCCCGACTGTACGCCGATTGTTTTACCTTCCAGCGCTTTTTCCAGCTCTTCCCGCGTGGTGACCTTGGCAAGCGGGCTGCCGGCCGCCGCGGCCATACTCATCGGCGGGTCGGCGTAAGGGGTGGAAAAGTCAACCTGCAGCTTCCGCTCATCCGTGATGGATATGCCGGAAATGATCAGGTCGAATTTACCAATCTGCAAACTGGGCAGCAGGCTGTCAAAAGACTGGTTGCTCCATGTGCATTCCGCTTCTATCTTTTTGCAGATTGTATCAACAATATCGCGTTCAAAACCGACGATATCGCCGTTGGCGCCAATATAAGTCCATGGCGGGAAATCACCGCTTGTCGCAACACGCAAAGTCTCGGCCTGTGCGGTGGCACTCATCAAAAAAGCTGCGGCGGCAGCCAAAACAAGTTTTTTCATTATGTTTCCTCCTCATCCTCATGGATGAGCTTAGTCTATCTCCAACGGCAATGGAAAGTACAAGAATTGGCACAAAAGTAAAGAAAATTTATCATTATGGCAATATCTGGCAGCCAGAATGGTGAATTTTTTATGATTATCCTTCAATTTAATGTGTATGGCGGCGGGGTGTAAAGGGCTGATGCCCTTCCTATCTGTGGAGAGGAAGATTTTATGAGATAAAAAGGCAGACTATGACGAGCAAACTTTTTGAACCGGCCAGGGCAGGCGCCCTCGCCCTGCATAACAGGGTTGTTATGGCACCGCTGACGCGCAACCGTTCGCCGCGCAATATTCCCAATGATATGAACCGTACCTATTATGCCGAGCGGGCAACTGCGGGGTTGATTATCTCGGAAGGGACCGGCATTACCGCCACGGCGCAGGGTTATATTGATGTACCCGGGCTTTATTCGGCCGGGCAGCTTGACGGCTGGCGCCAGGTAACAGATGCCGTGCACAGCAAGGGTGGCAAAATCGTTGTGCAATTGTGGCATACGGGGCGTATTTCCCATACCTCTTTGCAGCCGGATGGCATGGCGCCGGTTTCCGTTTCGGGTATCCGCGCCAATGCCCGCACTTTCGTCCGTGATGAAACGGGTGAGGGAGCGTTTGCCGAAGTGTCACAGCCGCGTGCGTTGAAGGTTGAGGAATTTCCCGGTATTATCGCCGATTACTGCAAGGCCGCCCGTGCTGCGGTTGACAGTGCCGGATTTGACGGGGTGGAGGTGCATGTCGCCAACGGCTATCTGCTCGATTCCTTCCTGCGTGAAGGCATTAATGACCGCACTGATGAATATGGCGGCTCCATTGAAAACCGTATTCGTTTTCCCCTGGAAGTGGTGAAAGCTGTGGCTGAAGCGATTGGCAGTGACCGGGTCGGGGTGCGTATTTCGCCGGTGACACCGGCCAATGATGCCCATGATAAAGATCCCCAGCCGGTGTTTGACGCTTTTGTGCGCTCCCTTGCCGCGCTTGATCTTGCTTATATCCATATCATTGAAGGTTCAACCGGTGGTGATCGCAATTATAGTGAAGCAGATTATCCGTTTGACTATAAGCGCCTGAAACAGAACTACCGGGATGCAGGCGGTAAAGGCGCGTGGATGGTGAATAACGGCTATACCGGCGCGATGGC
This is a stretch of genomic DNA from Candidatus Tokpelaia hoelldoblerii. It encodes these proteins:
- a CDS encoding ABC transporter ATP-binding protein (bhsal04350), yielding MMITVNNLVKFYGSMQILHGIDLHVRPGERIVICGPSGSGKSTLLRCLNGLEQRQGGAVEIAGCHLAADSSNILALGGKIGMVFQHFNLFPHMTVLHNLTLAMRRVRKIPQQQAEEQAIAMLGRMHLADKAHHYPRQLSGGQQQRVAIARALCMKPEVMLFDEPTSALDPEMVGEVLEVMSELSQQGLTMVIVTHEMAFARKIADRIIFMDQGRILEEAAPEPFFTHPQTSRARDFLARIHH
- the occM gene encoding Octopine transport system permease protein OccM (bhsal04360), with the translated sequence MLSYEVLLKSFPFVLSGLKLTVILTVCSFVIGQVLALPLGLALYSRRWWLRVPAAFYTFIIRGSPLLVQIYIIYYGFSQFPAVRDSIFWPVLKEPFYCALLAIGLNSAAYMAEIIAGALRKIPPGQQEACLSLGLPNRYKFRDVLLPQMYRAIFPMIGSEMILVLKASALASAITLMEMIGMAKLFFSRAYTPFEPFIAAGILYLLIGLVISIAFRVLEKRLFIPASAGSWNPLKR
- the occQ gene encoding Octopine transport system permease protein OccQ (bhsal04370), whose translation is MSAIWPYIPFLLSGLVLTLKVAVGGFLCGIAMALLAIYLWEFAPRFIRFFLTAYVSVIRGLPELLIIFLVYYGGTVILTNIFATYVEVNALAAGIFALAVVSGAYCIEILRSALQNIPAGQNEAAKSLGLGKGTTFFRILMPQMFSHALPGLGNQWLITLKDSALVSLVGTEELMRKTVIVTSIPPRDKPMTFYLIAAALYIAVTGLSMLLLKAASIHLERRK
- the argT gene encoding Lysine-arginine-ornithine-binding periplasmic protein ArgT (bhsal04380) produces the protein MKKLVLAAAAAFLMSATAQAETLRVATSGDFPPWTYIGANGDIVGFERDIVDTICKKIEAECTWSNQSFDSLLPSLQIGKFDLIISGISITDERKLQVDFSTPYADPPMSMAAAAGSPLAKVTTREELEKALEGKTIGVQSGTTHAAVAEKHFKNADIRIYERNEHIADDIAAGRLDAGLMEVSVWKGLLDARNDKVIATFGPMLSSADYAEFGQGAGIAMKKGRDALRRRVDAAITEMLDDNTITNLSNKYFGYDVSYRKH
- a CDS encoding NADH:flavin oxidoreductase (bhsal04390) is translated as MTSKLFEPARAGALALHNRVVMAPLTRNRSPRNIPNDMNRTYYAERATAGLIISEGTGITATAQGYIDVPGLYSAGQLDGWRQVTDAVHSKGGKIVVQLWHTGRISHTSLQPDGMAPVSVSGIRANARTFVRDETGEGAFAEVSQPRALKVEEFPGIIADYCKAARAAVDSAGFDGVEVHVANGYLLDSFLREGINDRTDEYGGSIENRIRFPLEVVKAVAEAIGSDRVGVRISPVTPANDAHDKDPQPVFDAFVRSLAALDLAYIHIIEGSTGGDRNYSEADYPFDYKRLKQNYRDAGGKGAWMVNNGYTGAMAQEAVDSGYADLVAFGRPFVSNPDLVRRLKENAPLALWRDDKLYGGGAEGYLDYPALD